TCAAAATATATCTAATTTTATGCCATTTCAATTTTATGTATATATTCCAGTTCAAGCTTTACTTGGCACATATGATTCTTATCAGCAATTATGGTTTATTGTAAGCCAATTAGTATGGATTTTACTTTTAACATTATTAGTTCGATACATTTGGCAAAAAGGATTAAAAAAATATGCTGCCTATGGAGGTTAATGTGAGGTATCTAAAAATATTCTACCTATTTGCTAGGCAAAACCTGATGAAAGATATGCAATATAAAGGCGATTTTATCTTGCGCAATATTGTGATGTTTCTTTGGGTTTTTATGAGATATATTTTTGTGTTTGTATCTTTTAATCAAATTGTGACCATTGGAGATTGGAATTTTGATAAATCTTTAGTTTTAGTTAGTATTTTTAATGTAAGTCATTCACTTTATAAAATGTTTTTTGAAGAAAATTTTATGAATTTTGCCAGCAAATTATACGAAGGAGAACTTGATCAAATTTTGCTCAAGCCTATTTCTGCTCAATTTACTGTTTCGATACAAGACTTTATGCCTAGGGGTTTTATCAGATTTTTACTTTCCCTTGTGATTTTTATCGTATCATTAGCATGCGTTGGCTGGAGCTTTTCACTAGTTAAAATACTTGGTTTTATAGTGGCTTTTATTTTAGGCTTTTCCTTCTCTTATTCAATTCATTTTATTGTAGTCTGCTTATCTTTCTGGTTTGGCAATGTTGATAATATTCACTTTCTCTCAAGATCGTTTACTAATTTAACGTATATTCCTATGGACATTTTCCCCCTAGGAATGAATTTGTTTTTTACTTTATTTATGCCTATTGTTTTTATTGCAACAGTTCCAGCAAAAATCTTATTTGAACCAAATATTGGCATACTGGTATTAGAAGCAATAATAAGCATCCTATTTTTCTGGCTGACTAGTTTAGTTTGGCATCAGGGTTTAAAAAGTTATAGTTCTGTGAGTAGTTAGTAAAATGTTACAATTCTATATATGACTGCAATTTCAGTTTCCCATCTGCAAAAAACCTTTAAAGTTCATGAAAAAGAACCAGGCATTAGTGGTTCGGTCAAATCACTATTTAAACGTAAGTATCGTTTAGTAAAGGCTGTTGATGATATTAGCTTTTCTATTGATGCAGGTGAGCTAATTGGCTTTATTGGTCCTAATGGAGCTGGAAAAACCACAACTTTAAAAACTTTATCTGGTTTGCTATATCCAGATGGAGGTAAGATCGAAGTTTTGGGTTTTACGCCATTTGAGCGTAAACATGACTTCTTAAAACAAATTGCTTTGGTAATGGGTCAAAAAAACCAACTGTGGTGGGACTTGCCAGCCATGGAAAGCTTTCTTCTAAATAAAGAAATTTATGAAATTCCCGAAGAAAAATTTAAAAAAACGCTCAACAATTTAGTAGACATGCTGGATGTGTCTAAAGTTTTAAACGTACAGGTACGTAAATTATCACTAGGTCAGCGGATGAAATGCGAGCTGATTGCAGCCTTGTTGCATTCACCAAAGGTATTATTCTTGGACGAACCGACCATTGGTTTGGATGTGGTGATGCAAAAGAAAATGCGGCATTTTATCAAAGAGTACAACGAAACCTTTGGGGCTACGATTATCTTGACCTCTCACTACATGGAAGATGTTAAAAAACTGTGTAAGCGAATCATTATCATTGATCATGGCCAGATCATTTTTGATGGCAATTTTGCTGAGATTATTAAAAAATATGCTGACCACAAAATTTTGGAAATATTTTTATCTAAAGAAGTTTTAGAAGCTGATCTAGCTAAATTTGGCACAGTCAAAAAATACAGAAACAATCGAGCAATTATTATGGCTCCCCGAAAACAAATTTTACAAACCGCGGCTGCGCTTTTGAAAAAACTACCAGTTGAAGATATTAATATTGATGAACCAGCCATAGAAGACGTCATTCGAGAAATTTTTTCCGGCAGTGATGAAGCCTAAAAATTTGTCATCTCGACCAAGATGGAGATCTTTTTAAAAGATCCTTCGGCTTCGCTCAGGATGACAAAATATAGTGACTCAGACTCTTTCCAAATACTACCAAGTTTTTAAAATTAGCCTGGAAGATCAGCTGGTTTATCGGGCAAGAGTGTTGCTTTGGCGAATTAGGTCAGTGATTCGTTTTTTGACTACTTACTTTTTCTGGCTAGCTATGTTTAGTAATAATCCCCATTTGTATAACTATAGTCGGGCTGACATTCTGACCTATGTGTTTATGAGCCAAATTCTCTATGACATTATCTATACGACCCTAACAGACGAAGTAGCAGTAGAAATAGCCCAAGGAAGTTTGGGTAATTATCTGCTTAAACCAGTTAATTACTTAAAATACAAAATAGCTATTGGTTTAGCTGATAAATCTCACAATGTTTTTTTCTCAATCCTTGAAGCGATTGGGCTTTATTTTATCTTTCGGCCACCATTTAGGTTGCCACAACTAGGTAGTAGCTATCTTATCTTTATAGCAGCCGTTATTTTGGCTTGTATTTTGTATTTTGAGCTATCCTATTGGGTATCATTACATGCTTTTTGGTTTCGAGAAAATGCTGGTTGGCCGATTCGGTTTTTATTTATGATGCTAGTAAGTTTTCTGAGTGGGAACTTTTTTCCTTTAAATTTTTTACCAAAAACTTTATTTACTTTTTTAACCTTATTGCCTACGACTTATCTGACCTATGTGCCGATCCAGTTTTGGCTGGAAAAAACCGATAGTTTTACTACCTGGTTTAGCTTTGTCATGATGATTTTGTGGATTACCATATTGGGATTTTTAATCCAAAAAACTTGGAAAAAAGGATTACAAATATATGAAAGTGAAGGAAAGTAAAAAAATTATCTAATTTTATGAGCTTACAGCTTTACTGGCTATTTTGGAAGAAACAAGCTTTATTTTCTTTACAAACCCTCTTAGTGACTAAATGGGGTAGTTTGATTTTTATTTTAGGTAAATTTGTGCGTTACTTTTTCTTTTTGACAGTTATTATTAGAGTCGGCGAACAGACCAAATTAGTAGCCGGCTATTCTATTGATCAACTAATTACTTTTTTCCTAATCTATAACATGATTGATTTACTGGGACAGCTTTTTTTCCGGGGTGTCTATTTTTTCAGAGATCTTATTGTAGATGGTACATTTGATTTTGTACTTCTAAAACCTCTTAATCCACTGTTTCAAGTGCTAACTGGTTATATCGATATGTTAGATATACCCTTACTTCTAGTAGTTTTAGTAAGTTTATTAATCCAAAATCTTCACGCCAGTTTCATGACCATTGTGTTATATCTAATAGCCATTGGTATAAGCTTGCTCGTTTTAGTTGCTTTTCATATTTTAGTAGTGGCTTTTGGAATTATCTTTTTTGAAGTTGATAGCATTGTGATGCTGTTTCGAGATCTCTCAAGAATGGGCCAACTGCCGGTTGATATTTATCAATCAGCGGTTCGTTTTGTGATAACATATATCATACCAATTGCTATTATCATGAATTTGCCTGCTAAAGCACTGCTTAATTTAATATCATGGCAAAATTTAGTGCTTTCGCTAGGGATAGCAATAGTTGTTTTGATATTAAGTTTATGGTTTTGGCAGCAAGCCTTAAAACAGTATTCAAGTGCTTCAAGTTAATATGAAAAAAGATCAACTACAAGTAGCTAAACAGATTAAAACTCTGTTTTTGCAAGCCAGACAAGCTCTTAAAATTAATCGGGACCAACCTGAGGCTCGAATCATGTTTGACATGTTGGATGGGATTGATCGGGCTTCAGTGATGCTCAATAGCGCTTGGAAACTGAGCGAAAAACACCATATTACCGATCCAGCCATGCGTAAAGAGTTTGTCGATATGTTTAGCTATTTTGGCAAAGTCAGGAAAGAACTGACCCAGGAATTTAAGCAAAAACATTAAGAATGAAAATAACGGTTAAAGTAACCCCTAAAGCCAGAGTAAATAGTGTTGAAGAAATTTCTTCCAATCTTTATAAGGTAAAAACTACTGCACCTGCTGCTGGAGGTCAGGCTAATGAAGCTGTTATCAAACTTCTGGCTGATTATTTTAAAGTTAAAAAATCGGCAGTTGATTTATTGCAAGGTGAAACAAGCCGGCAAAAGGTAATTGAAATTGAGTTATAATTTCTATATGCAACAAATTTATCCAGCGGTTAAAGCTATTATTCTTCATAATCATAAATTTCTTATCATACGGCAAATTGTAGCTGGACAGGAAGTTTGGGATTTACCTGGTGGCAAAGTTGATTATGGAGAATCTCCGTATGATACTTTATTTCGTGAAGTAAAAGAGGAATTGGACATGGAAGTGATAATAGTTAAACCCGTTGGTTTATGGTGGTTTTTTAGATTAGGAGATGCGGTTCAAATTATTTGTAGTACTTTTTTATGCAAGCCAAAAAATACTAAAATTGATCTTGCTAAAAATCCGGCTCAAGAAAACATTGCTGAATATCGGTGGGTAAGTAAAAAAGATTTCTTATCTTCAAAATATAAAACTGGTCATAAAAGCTTAAAGCAATTAATTATGGGTTTAGAGATTTAAAATAGCTCTAATTTTCTCAACAGATTTTTCAGGATTTGTCTCATCAAAACAAACTGTCTGCCAACCTAAATCACGAGCTGGTTGCAGATTTTTCTCCAAATCATCTATAAACAGAATATGTTGTGGTGGGCAAGAAGCTAATTCTGCTGCTTTTTTATAAATTGTCATATCTGGTTTCATGACATTACATGTTGAAGATTGGACAGCATGACGATACTTAATTTTAGGTATTTTTTGAAATTTAAAAAAGGCCTCAAGCATATCTGGATAAATATTGGTTAAAAATCCAATCTGGAAAAGTTTGTCTATCTCTTGTAAAAGAAAATGAGTTGGCATGATAACTTCATGGTTTTGGGCCCACCAACTGATAAAATCAAAATTATCCTTTAAACCAAATTCTTTGCTAAGAATAGTCCAGATTGTTTGGGTGGAAATTTTACCTAGATTAGCATCATCATCAGCTGGCTGGTAAACTTTCATAAAATAGTCAAAATCATCACAATCAGTCAGCTCAAACAGTTTTTTTTCAGCTATTCGCCAACTGGCAATTACATTGCCAATATCAAAGTAAATAAACTTTACCTGAGAATTCATGTTTAGACTGTTGGCCAAGAAGTAATTACTAAATCAGTTTCATCTTTAGTTTTAGTTTGTTGCCAAATAGTTTCGGTGACATAAGGCATAAAAGGATGTAAGAGTTTTAGACAAGTTTTCAAACTATAATGCAGTACACTCAAAACTTCTTCATCACCATTTTGAAGCCTATCTTTAGACTCTTCGATATATTTGTCGGCCAATTCATGCCAAATGAATTCATACAAACCTTCGCCAGCTAAAGAAAACTTAAAGTTTTCCAAATATTTAGTAGTTCGTTTAATTAAACTATCCAGTTTTTTGATAAAAGCTGCATCTTGTTTCTCAAGTTTAGTTTTAGCAGAAAATGGCTTAATAGTTTTACCTTGAGAATTTAATTCAATAAATCTGGCAATATTCCAAACTTTATTGGCAAAATTACGATAGCCTTTGATTTTTGGCTCACCTAAAGACATATCTTTGCCTGGGGTGGAACCAACTACTAAAGCCATGCGCAGGGCATCAGCACTAAACTTTTCAATGCTTTCTAAAGGATCAACCACATTGCCTTTGCTTTTACTCATCTTTTGACCAAAAGCATCACGGACTAAACCATGTAAATACACTTTCTCAAAAGGAATCTGACCGGTTCGATACAAACCAAACATAATCATCCGGGCTACCCAGAAAAACAAAATTTCATAACCAGTTTCCATGACTGTAGTGGGATAGAAGTATTGATAGTCTTTGGATTTAGGATAACCCAAAGTAGTGTATGGCCATTGGCCAGATGAAAACCAAGTATCTAAGGTATCTGGATCTTGAATTAGCTTAGTGTTGCCACAGTACGGGCACTTATCTGGTTTAGTAGCTGAAACTACATATTTACCACAGCCTTCATTACGTTTATTTTTCTCAACCAGGTCTGGGTTCATCAATTTTTGCAAGTCTGACAAACCATTGGTGCCACAGTAATAAGCCGGAATTTGAATACCCCACCACAACTGTCTGCTAATACACCAATCATAAATATCGTTCATCCAGTTTTTATAAATCTTTTTGAAATATTTAGGAATGATAGTAATTTTTTTATCTTCAATGGCTTTTAAAGCTGGTTTAGCAAGGGGCTCAATCTCTACAAACCATTGTAGAGAAACTTGAGGTTCAACAATTGTATTACAACGTTCACAATGACCCACTTCATGTTTAAATTTCTTAACTGCTAAAACTCGGTCCATCCGACTTAGCTCTTTGATAATAGCCTCTCTAGCTTCAAATGCATTCATGCCGGCAAATTGACCAGCTTCTTTGGTCATTTTATTTCTAAAATCAATCACTTGAATGACGGGTAATTTGTGGCGCCGCCCAATCTC
The window above is part of the Candidatus Beckwithbacteria bacterium genome. Proteins encoded here:
- a CDS encoding DUF167 domain-containing protein gives rise to the protein MKITVKVTPKARVNSVEEISSNLYKVKTTAPAAGGQANEAVIKLLADYFKVKKSAVDLLQGETSRQKVIEIEL
- a CDS encoding ATP-binding cassette domain-containing protein is translated as MTAISVSHLQKTFKVHEKEPGISGSVKSLFKRKYRLVKAVDDISFSIDAGELIGFIGPNGAGKTTTLKTLSGLLYPDGGKIEVLGFTPFERKHDFLKQIALVMGQKNQLWWDLPAMESFLLNKEIYEIPEEKFKKTLNNLVDMLDVSKVLNVQVRKLSLGQRMKCELIAALLHSPKVLFLDEPTIGLDVVMQKKMRHFIKEYNETFGATIILTSHYMEDVKKLCKRIIIIDHGQIIFDGNFAEIIKKYADHKILEIFLSKEVLEADLAKFGTVKKYRNNRAIIMAPRKQILQTAAALLKKLPVEDINIDEPAIEDVIREIFSGSDEA
- a CDS encoding valine--tRNA ligase, translating into MLDKNYNHQDWEPKIYQLWEKSKHFTPKIDPAKKPFTIIMPPPNANGSLHIGHAKFVALQDIMIRYHRMLGDAALYLPGADHASIATQVSYEKILAKKKVSRFDLGREEFVKQCLDFTLNNKDTMFMQIKRLGASADWSRAKFTLDPDVSAQVLDTFAALHEDKLLYRAHRMINWCRRCATALSNLEVVHEEIEGKLYHIAYCMAQKAEFTNQQRFIVVATTRPETLLGDTAVAVHPDDDRYKQFIGKTIMVPFVNREIPIIADKAVDPEFGTGAVKVTPAHDPKDFEIGRRHKLPVIQVIDFRNKMTKEAGQFAGMNAFEAREAIIKELSRMDRVLAVKKFKHEVGHCERCNTIVEPQVSLQWFVEIEPLAKPALKAIEDKKITIIPKYFKKIYKNWMNDIYDWCISRQLWWGIQIPAYYCGTNGLSDLQKLMNPDLVEKNKRNEGCGKYVVSATKPDKCPYCGNTKLIQDPDTLDTWFSSGQWPYTTLGYPKSKDYQYFYPTTVMETGYEILFFWVARMIMFGLYRTGQIPFEKVYLHGLVRDAFGQKMSKSKGNVVDPLESIEKFSADALRMALVVGSTPGKDMSLGEPKIKGYRNFANKVWNIARFIELNSQGKTIKPFSAKTKLEKQDAAFIKKLDSLIKRTTKYLENFKFSLAGEGLYEFIWHELADKYIEESKDRLQNGDEEVLSVLHYSLKTCLKLLHPFMPYVTETIWQQTKTKDETDLVITSWPTV
- a CDS encoding HAD-IA family hydrolase; this translates as MNSQVKFIYFDIGNVIASWRIAEKKLFELTDCDDFDYFMKVYQPADDDANLGKISTQTIWTILSKEFGLKDNFDFISWWAQNHEVIMPTHFLLQEIDKLFQIGFLTNIYPDMLEAFFKFQKIPKIKYRHAVQSSTCNVMKPDMTIYKKAAELASCPPQHILFIDDLEKNLQPARDLGWQTVCFDETNPEKSVEKIRAILNL
- a CDS encoding NUDIX hydrolase: MQQIYPAVKAIILHNHKFLIIRQIVAGQEVWDLPGGKVDYGESPYDTLFREVKEELDMEVIIVKPVGLWWFFRLGDAVQIICSTFLCKPKNTKIDLAKNPAQENIAEYRWVSKKDFLSSKYKTGHKSLKQLIMGLEI